One window from the genome of Saccharicrinis carchari encodes:
- a CDS encoding NUDIX hydrolase, which produces MFDHFIYLLQQKLEGDLPGAVAQNKMSPNVRLTSNTLANYSTTRESGVLILLYIKNNELYIPFIQRPEYKGAHSAQVSLPGGKFEPYDNTLKDTALRETWEEIGVKPDRMQIVGNLSPIYIPNSNFNVMPYVAYVAECPTFTPDAFEVDYIIEAKLLELMAPETVQTFVKNINGHTIKAPFFNINNCKIWGATAMIISELKEIIRTMEAIPSGSCNAQNGPIYR; this is translated from the coding sequence ATGTTTGATCATTTTATATATTTATTGCAACAAAAGTTAGAGGGGGACCTGCCCGGGGCGGTGGCACAAAATAAAATGTCGCCAAATGTTCGCTTAACATCAAACACCTTAGCTAATTATTCCACCACCCGTGAGAGCGGCGTATTGATACTGCTTTACATAAAAAACAACGAGCTTTACATTCCATTTATACAACGCCCCGAATACAAGGGGGCACACAGTGCACAAGTTAGCTTGCCGGGCGGCAAATTTGAACCCTACGACAATACCCTCAAAGATACCGCGCTGCGCGAAACATGGGAAGAAATAGGCGTTAAACCCGATAGAATGCAAATAGTAGGCAACCTCAGCCCCATTTATATCCCCAACAGCAATTTTAATGTTATGCCCTACGTAGCCTACGTGGCCGAATGCCCCACCTTTACGCCCGATGCTTTTGAGGTAGATTATATTATAGAGGCTAAGCTGTTGGAATTAATGGCACCCGAAACCGTACAAACGTTTGTAAAAAATATTAACGGACACACGATTAAAGCCCCATTTTTTAATATCAATAATTGTAAGATATGGGGCGCCACGGCCATGATAATAAGCGAGCTAAAAGAAATCATCCGTACAATGGAAGCTATTCCATCAGGTTCTTGTAATGCTCAAAACGGTCCAATATATCGGTAA